The following proteins are encoded in a genomic region of Arcobacter cloacae:
- a CDS encoding putative bifunctional diguanylate cyclase/phosphodiesterase: MKKSFKNYIFSRHIILATLIFLVCFIFSTYLHTTITKQESLSHSKAISDQIFSSMYQVMKKGWSKEDVELFTNSLKDNFEDSNYEINIYRADIVNELFGKIKEKEKDTTLVDVLNGKQVPLENFDNNIIRRLNPLIATNDCKSCHTNANVGDVLGVIEVKQDLNSVFTQSFYQFIAFFIIIIPLFYIIAFISSRYTTRKITQNLELFNNKVENINSIQDFKEFDSKNIDLYFGEFNKILKNVDFMAERLKNVAVDKELLEFEIKLLDKFIITSDVVKDWKEYISDLLIEINKIMETYTLMTIFRVGEDQFEVDIFWLGMPKENQKELFNNYISKIVKDSEYFEGMTDFTIKHIVADKNRCISKMDENALEYRTKSLFLDSPKIGGIVGIGLQSAFSNDPVRYIVIDSILTTMANLVGSVKAIHKYTQDLEYYAARDPLTDLFNQRVFNDMMAYEIKRAKKHKYSFALMIIDCDNFKLINDNFGHAFGDKFLQTIADILKEEKRPEDIVARYGGDEFTIILPECDENGTLAVANRILKKIETTKLIAPDDSRIGITISIGVCVYPIHTLSQKDMFTIADSMMYQVKEEGKNSIKIPNHMDVSTILKQKQEKSSLLIKAIENDQIEAYFQPIQPLSNDNKLVIHELLMRIHQDNRVVSAYEFIEIAEARGLINTMDLMVIEKAFKKIQESSYEGILFINLSPKSLIMGDFINKVNKLIDKYKIEKEKIVFEITERETVKNFSLLEKFVHTLKSEGYKFAIDDFGSGFSSFHYIKKFPIDYIKIDGDFIININKDEKDKAFVNSIITLAKELKVQTIAEFVENEEIEKVLEKLEVDYAQGYYIGKPSQKFVCFK, encoded by the coding sequence ATGAAAAAAAGTTTTAAAAACTATATCTTCTCTCGTCATATAATTTTAGCTACTTTAATTTTTTTAGTATGCTTTATCTTTAGTACTTATTTACATACAACTATTACAAAACAAGAATCATTAAGCCACTCAAAGGCAATATCAGACCAAATTTTTTCTTCTATGTATCAGGTTATGAAAAAAGGTTGGAGTAAAGAAGATGTTGAACTATTTACAAACTCTTTAAAAGATAACTTTGAAGATAGTAATTATGAAATAAATATTTATAGAGCAGATATTGTAAATGAACTTTTTGGAAAAATAAAAGAGAAAGAAAAAGATACAACTTTAGTTGATGTTTTAAATGGGAAACAAGTTCCTTTAGAAAATTTTGATAACAATATTATTAGAAGATTAAATCCACTTATTGCAACAAATGATTGCAAATCATGTCATACAAATGCAAATGTAGGTGATGTTTTAGGAGTGATTGAAGTAAAACAGGATTTAAACTCTGTATTTACACAATCTTTTTATCAATTTATTGCATTTTTTATAATTATTATTCCTTTATTTTATATTATTGCTTTTATCTCTTCAAGATATACAACTAGAAAAATAACACAAAACTTAGAACTATTTAATAATAAAGTAGAAAATATAAACTCTATTCAAGACTTTAAAGAGTTTGATTCAAAAAATATAGATTTATATTTTGGTGAATTTAATAAAATCCTTAAAAATGTAGATTTTATGGCTGAAAGATTAAAAAATGTTGCCGTAGATAAAGAGTTATTAGAATTTGAGATAAAACTTTTAGATAAATTTATTATCACTTCAGATGTTGTAAAAGATTGGAAAGAGTATATTAGTGATTTATTAATTGAAATAAATAAAATTATGGAAACCTATACTTTAATGACTATTTTTAGAGTTGGAGAAGACCAATTTGAAGTGGATATTTTTTGGTTAGGAATGCCAAAAGAGAATCAAAAAGAGTTATTTAACAACTACATCTCAAAAATTGTTAAAGATTCTGAATATTTTGAAGGAATGACAGATTTTACAATAAAACATATAGTTGCTGATAAAAATAGATGTATTAGCAAAATGGATGAAAATGCCCTTGAGTATAGAACAAAATCCCTATTTTTAGATAGCCCAAAAATTGGTGGAATTGTTGGTATTGGTTTACAGTCTGCATTTTCAAATGACCCTGTTAGATATATAGTAATTGATTCTATTTTAACAACTATGGCAAATTTAGTTGGTTCAGTTAAAGCTATTCATAAATATACACAAGATTTAGAGTATTACGCAGCACGAGATCCACTTACTGATTTATTTAATCAAAGAGTATTTAATGACATGATGGCATATGAAATTAAAAGAGCTAAAAAACACAAATACTCATTTGCACTTATGATTATAGATTGTGATAATTTTAAACTAATAAATGATAATTTTGGTCATGCATTTGGAGATAAATTTTTACAAACAATAGCTGATATTTTAAAGGAAGAAAAAAGACCTGAAGATATTGTTGCAAGATATGGAGGAGATGAATTTACAATTATTCTTCCTGAATGTGATGAAAATGGAACTTTAGCTGTAGCAAATAGAATTCTAAAAAAGATTGAAACTACAAAACTTATTGCACCTGATGATTCAAGAATAGGAATAACTATTTCAATTGGTGTTTGTGTATATCCAATCCATACCTTATCTCAAAAAGATATGTTTACAATAGCTGATTCTATGATGTATCAAGTAAAAGAAGAGGGAAAAAACTCTATAAAAATTCCAAATCACATGGATGTGTCAACTATTTTAAAACAAAAACAAGAAAAATCTTCACTTCTTATAAAAGCAATTGAAAATGACCAAATAGAAGCATATTTCCAACCAATTCAGCCTTTATCAAATGATAATAAATTAGTTATTCATGAACTATTAATGAGAATACATCAAGACAATAGAGTTGTTTCAGCTTATGAATTTATAGAAATAGCAGAAGCAAGAGGATTGATAAATACTATGGATTTAATGGTTATAGAAAAAGCCTTCAAAAAAATTCAAGAGAGTTCTTATGAAGGTATTTTATTTATAAATCTATCTCCAAAATCTTTAATAATGGGTGATTTTATAAACAAAGTTAATAAACTTATTGATAAATATAAAATCGAAAAAGAGAAAATAGTATTTGAAATAACAGAAAGAGAGACTGTTAAAAACTTTTCACTATTGGAAAAATTTGTTCATACTTTAAAATCAGAAGGTTATAAATTTGCTATTGATGATTTTGGTTCTGGTTTTTCATCATTCCACTATATTAAAAAATTCCCTATTGATTATATTAAAATAGATGGTGATTTTATTATAAATATCAATAAAGATGAAAAAGATAAAGCCTTTGTAAATAGTATTATTACTCTAGCAAAAGAGCTAAAAGTTCAAACTATTGCTGAATTTGTGGAAAATGAAGAGATAGAAAAAGTTTTAGAAAAACTTGAAGTTGATTATGCACAAGGATATTATATAGGAAAACCTTCACAAAAGTTTGTCTGTTTTAAATAG
- a CDS encoding SagB family peptide dehydrogenase, protein MLIPLNNYHQNTKHSYLSVRTNPNRVDWNNPPNRFKNYSESFQRIHLDSQNLNYNFLYLVSGITAKKTYPGIEYYLRVNPSAGALYPNEVYFQVRDVDGFEDGIYHLEVSTSSVVKLQKLKKDEGIENILGFDFYVEGFIFFISSLYFRSSWKYKNRAFRYCLLDAGHLIGSIEASAYLFDKEFEVIYDFSKERLNSFFSFDEKEFFNSICLVGKKKEGKKNPFNLTLPTIDGSSYEEGKISFFVKNELIQQAYKDSLKVKDKNINSKKSNFYFQKEKFQDTIFKRRSIREFTKQAISKLEFESILNILNEPITSDCDEQVDIFYTINRVEGLPLGLYKNGKLVKNGDFIQKAGYLCLEQDLGKDSAVTFFLTSKSENYQEAYQKAGVIGHRLYLASNYLQISCSGIGAYYDDEVCEFLQEQTMVLYALAIGN, encoded by the coding sequence ATGTTAATACCTTTGAATAACTATCATCAAAACACAAAACACTCTTATTTATCAGTACGAACAAACCCAAATCGTGTAGATTGGAATAATCCTCCTAATAGATTTAAAAACTATTCTGAAAGTTTTCAAAGAATTCATTTAGATTCACAAAATTTAAATTACAATTTTTTATATTTAGTTTCAGGAATTACAGCAAAAAAAACTTATCCAGGAATTGAATACTATTTAAGAGTAAACCCAAGTGCAGGGGCTTTATATCCAAATGAGGTATATTTTCAAGTAAGAGATGTTGATGGATTTGAAGATGGTATTTATCATCTTGAAGTTTCAACTTCAAGTGTTGTAAAACTTCAAAAACTCAAAAAAGATGAAGGAATAGAAAATATTTTAGGTTTTGATTTTTACGTTGAAGGTTTTATATTTTTCATCTCATCTTTATATTTTCGTTCATCATGGAAATATAAAAATAGAGCATTTAGGTATTGTTTGTTAGATGCAGGGCATTTAATAGGAAGTATTGAAGCTAGTGCTTATTTATTTGATAAAGAGTTTGAAGTTATTTATGATTTTTCTAAAGAGAGATTAAACAGCTTTTTTTCTTTTGATGAAAAAGAGTTTTTTAACTCTATTTGTTTAGTTGGAAAGAAAAAAGAAGGGAAGAAAAACCCTTTTAATTTAACTCTTCCCACAATAGATGGAAGCAGTTACGAAGAAGGAAAAATCTCTTTTTTTGTAAAAAATGAGTTAATACAACAAGCTTATAAAGATAGTTTAAAAGTAAAAGATAAAAATATAAATAGTAAAAAATCAAATTTTTATTTTCAAAAAGAGAAGTTTCAAGATACGATTTTTAAAAGAAGGTCGATTAGAGAGTTTACAAAACAAGCTATTTCTAAACTTGAATTTGAATCAATTTTAAATATTTTAAATGAGCCAATAACAAGTGATTGTGATGAGCAAGTTGATATTTTTTATACTATAAATAGAGTTGAGGGCTTACCTTTGGGGCTTTATAAAAATGGAAAATTAGTAAAAAATGGAGATTTTATTCAAAAAGCTGGATATTTATGTTTAGAGCAAGATTTAGGAAAAGATAGTGCAGTTACATTTTTTCTTACTTCAAAAAGCGAAAACTATCAAGAAGCCTATCAAAAAGCTGGAGTTATTGGACATAGATTATATTTAGCTTCTAATTATTTACAAATATCTTGTAGTGGAATAGGGGCTTATTATGATGATGAGGTTTGTGAATTTTTGCAAGAACAGACTATGGTTTTATATGCTCTTGCAATTGGAAATTAA
- a CDS encoding sensor histidine kinase: MKKFLTKYKAYNYILKALGMLLVITLISHVFKDSLDIINITLIHIIPVIVVAIHGNIKATLVMTFLSVIFLNFLYIPPLYSFSVHNELYVWSFFIFGIVGWIITIQAKNLNTQTKQNELKESLLHIISHDLRTPLSSIHGSINLILSNDNLDEKNKHNLYEDINYASLRMKRLITNILDSTRLSSGNIDLKLEWCDFEDIVGVALDEFSQVQNDEKLEIKIDELSLFWGDNTLLTQLIVNLLDNAFKYSKNQTKIYFEILNLNNFIKIKIFNETEYLDKKKIKNIFDKFYRFEDTNDISGSGIGLAICKSIVKLHNGEIKAIPQDNGILIEIELPILKKAKIL, from the coding sequence ATGAAAAAATTTCTAACCAAATACAAAGCATATAATTACATACTAAAAGCCTTAGGAATGTTATTAGTTATTACACTAATAAGTCATGTTTTCAAAGATTCTTTAGATATTATAAATATCACTTTGATACACATAATTCCCGTTATTGTTGTGGCAATTCATGGAAATATAAAAGCTACTTTAGTTATGACTTTTTTAAGTGTAATTTTTCTAAATTTTTTATATATTCCACCACTTTATAGTTTTTCAGTTCATAATGAACTTTATGTTTGGAGTTTTTTTATATTTGGAATTGTTGGTTGGATTATCACTATTCAAGCAAAAAATCTAAATACTCAAACAAAACAAAACGAACTAAAAGAGAGTTTGTTACATATTATTTCCCACGATTTACGAACTCCACTTTCTTCGATTCATGGAAGTATAAATTTGATATTATCAAATGATAATCTTGATGAAAAAAATAAACACAATCTTTATGAAGATATAAACTACGCATCTTTGAGAATGAAAAGACTCATTACAAATATTTTAGATAGTACAAGATTATCAAGTGGAAATATTGATTTAAAACTTGAATGGTGCGATTTTGAAGATATTGTGGGAGTTGCTTTAGATGAATTTTCCCAAGTTCAAAATGATGAAAAACTTGAAATAAAAATAGATGAACTTAGTTTATTTTGGGGTGATAATACTCTTTTAACACAATTAATTGTGAATTTACTTGATAATGCCTTTAAATACTCAAAAAATCAAACAAAAATCTATTTTGAAATATTAAATTTAAATAACTTTATTAAAATCAAAATTTTTAATGAAACAGAATATCTTGATAAAAAGAAAATAAAAAATATTTTTGATAAATTTTATAGATTTGAAGATACAAATGACATTTCAGGAAGTGGAATTGGACTTGCTATTTGTAAAAGTATTGTAAAACTTCATAATGGTGAAATAAAAGCAATTCCGCAAGATAATGGAATTTTAATAGAAATTGAACTACCTATTTTAAAAAAGGCAAAAATTTTATGA